AACAATTATGCAAGCGAAAATTTTTAAGGGCGGGAATCCTGCGATCACAAAATCAGCGGGGTTCTATCCGGCGTTCTCGGTGCGGCCCGCGCCCGAAGTCTGCAGATCCAGACTGATTCTGACAATGCCCCCCTCAAGGGAACGGCGCTGTTTAAAACCCAGGCTGCGGGCCAGGGCCAGCATGCGCTGATTCTCGATCAACACCTCCGCCACCAGTTCCTGAATACCCCGTTCCTTAAGATA
This window of the Pseudomonadota bacterium genome carries:
- a CDS encoding GNAT family N-acetyltransferase is translated as REMAFIATAETPDGGRETLGVVRGVSDLDNRKAEFAIIVLSQIKEKGLGRRLLVKMINYLKERGIQELVAEVLIENQRMLALARSLGFKQRRSLEGGIVRISLDLQTSGAGRTENAG